One region of Glycine max cultivar Williams 82 chromosome 9, Glycine_max_v4.0, whole genome shotgun sequence genomic DNA includes:
- the LOC100801644 gene encoding BTB/POZ domain-containing protein At3g08570 isoform X2, producing the protein MVSETSLSSSKRSPATPKFCNSFTTRIFADVAGDITIVVDGESFLLHKFPLVTLSGKIRKMVAEAKGSNVSNLELLNFPGGHQTFELAMKFCYGMNFEITTFNVARLLCAAEYLEMTEEYREQNLISRAEIYLNEIVFQSLQKSVEVLSTCEMLPPDIVDEIEISNGCVEAIAMNACKEQLVSGLSKLDCDGESRELKEDCVAWWVEDLSVLSIDYFQRVICAMGRMGVRSDSIIASLMHYAQSSLKGIGKCQFWNPSRTNSSPTSVEKDQKIIVETLVSLMPTDKSSSIPLTFLFGMLKMAIMLGAIIPCRLELERRIALRLEMVSLDDLLIPSLQSGDSLFDVDTVHRLLVNFLQRVEEEETEDYGYESDGFCSSGHGSLLKVGQLIDAYLAEIAPDPYLSLQKFIALIEILPDYARVIDDGFYRAVDIYLKAHPALTEQECKKLCKLIDCQKLSQEASNHAAQNDRLPLQMVVQVLYFEQLRLKNAMSGSLGDGLLSQRISSGVPSAAMSPRDNYASLRRENRELKLEISRMRVRLSELEKEQMFMKQGMIDKAGNGRTFLTSLSKGIGRIAIFSGQGGGKHQKSAAELRSNTTQ; encoded by the exons ATGGTTTCTGAAACCTCACTCTCTTCTTCTAAACGCTCTCCTGCTACTCCTAAGTTCTGCAACTCTTTCACTACTAG AATATTTGCTGATGTTGCTGGCGACATTACAATTGTTGTTGATGGGGAGTCTTTTCTGCTGCATAAG TTTCCCTTGGTGACTCTAAGTGGGAAGATCAGGAAGATGGTTGCTGAAGCCAAGGGTTCCAATGTTTCAAACTTGGAGCTCCTCAACTTTCCAGGGGGGCACCAGACATTTGAACTTGCCATGAAGTTCTGCTATGGGATGAATTTTGAGATTACAACATTCAATGTTGCCCGGCTTCTTTGTGCAGCAGAGTACCTAGAAATGACAGAAGAATACCGGGAGCAAAACCTCATCTCTAGAGCAGAGATTTATCTGAATGAGATTGTCTTTCAGAGTCTTCAGAAATCAGTGGAAGTGCTATCCACCTGTGAGATGTTACCTCCAGATATAGTGGATGAAATTGAAATATCAAATGGATGCGTGGAAGCCATTGCAATGAATGCTTGCAAGGAGCAACTAGTTTCTGGTTTATCTAAATTAGACTGCGATGGTGAATCTAGAGAGCTAAAGGAGGATTGTGTTGCATGGTGGGTTGAAGATCTCTCGGTTTTGAGTATAGATTACTTCCAAAGAGTTATTTGTGCCATGGGAAGAATGGGGGTAAGATCAGACAGCATTATTGCATCACTAATGCATTATGCTCAATCATCTTTGAAGGGTATTGGAAAGTGTCAATTTTGGAATCCATCAAGGACAAACTCAAGTCCAACAAGTGTGGAAAAGGACCAGAAGATAATTGTGGAAACTCTTGTAAGTCTCATGCCAACAGACAAAAGCTCTTCCATTCCTTTGACATTTTTGTTTGGCATGTTAAAGATGGCTATCATGTTGGGTGCCATCATTCCCTGTAGGCTTGAGCTTGAAAGGAGGATCGCGTTACGGTTGGAAATGGTCTCACTAGATGATCTGCTTATACCATCTCTACAGAGTGGGGACTCCTTGTTTGATGTTGATACAGTTCACAGGCTACTGGTGAATTTCTTGCAACGGGTTGAAGAGGAAGAAACCGAAGATTATGGGTATGAATCTGATGGATTTTGTTCTTCTGGCCATGGTTCTCTGCTAAAAGTGGGGCAGCTTATTGATGCTTATTTAGCAGAAATTGCTCCTGATCCCTACTTAAGTCTACAGAAATTCATTGCTTTGATTGAGATACTTCCTGATTATGCTCGTGTTATCGATGATGGCTTTTATAGAGCTGTGGACATTTACTTGAAG GCACATCCAGCACTAACAGAACAAGAATGCAAGAAGCTTTGCAAGTTGATAGACTGCCAGAAGCTGTCTCAAGAAGCAAGCAACCATGCAGCCCAAAATGACAGGCTTCCACTGCAGATGGTGGTGCAAGTCCTGTACTTCGAGCAGCTGCGTTTGAAGAATGCAATGTCTGGCAGTTTGGGAGATGGGCTGCTGTCGCAGAGAATAAGCAGTGGTGTTCCAAGTGCAGCCATGTCCCCTAGGGACAACTACGCTTCTCTGCGGAGAGAGAACCGGGAACTGAAGCTGGAGATTTCAAGAATGAGGGTGAGGCTGAGTGAGTTGGAGAAGGAGCAGATGTTCATGAAACAAGGGATGATTGACAAGGCAGGAAATGGGAGAACATTCTTAACCTCACTTTCTAAGGGGATAGGGAGAATTGCAATTTTTAGCGGTCAAGGCGGGGGAAAGCACCAGAAATCAG CTGCTGAGCTAAGGTCGAATACTACACAGTGA
- the LOC100801644 gene encoding BTB/POZ domain-containing protein At3g08570 isoform X1 — translation MVSETSLSSSKRSPATPKFCNSFTTRIFADVAGDITIVVDGESFLLHKFPLVTLSGKIRKMVAEAKGSNVSNLELLNFPGGHQTFELAMKFCYGMNFEITTFNVARLLCAAEYLEMTEEYREQNLISRAEIYLNEIVFQSLQKSVEVLSTCEMLPPDIVDEIEISNGCVEAIAMNACKEQLVSGLSKLDCDGESRELKEDCVAWWVEDLSVLSIDYFQRVICAMGRMGVRSDSIIASLMHYAQSSLKGIGKCQFWNPSRTNSSPTSVEKDQKIIVETLVSLMPTDKSSSIPLTFLFGMLKMAIMLGAIIPCRLELERRIALRLEMVSLDDLLIPSLQSGDSLFDVDTVHRLLVNFLQRVEEEETEDYGYESDGFCSSGHGSLLKVGQLIDAYLAEIAPDPYLSLQKFIALIEILPDYARVIDDGFYRAVDIYLKAHPALTEQECKKLCKLIDCQKLSQEASNHAAQNDRLPLQMVVQVLYFEQLRLKNAMSGSLGDGLLSQRISSGVPSAAMSPRDNYASLRRENRELKLEISRMRVRLSELEKEQMFMKQGMIDKAGNGRTFLTSLSKGIGRIAIFSGQGGGKHQKSGRKSRGLEGKTGRSRRHSVS, via the exons ATGGTTTCTGAAACCTCACTCTCTTCTTCTAAACGCTCTCCTGCTACTCCTAAGTTCTGCAACTCTTTCACTACTAG AATATTTGCTGATGTTGCTGGCGACATTACAATTGTTGTTGATGGGGAGTCTTTTCTGCTGCATAAG TTTCCCTTGGTGACTCTAAGTGGGAAGATCAGGAAGATGGTTGCTGAAGCCAAGGGTTCCAATGTTTCAAACTTGGAGCTCCTCAACTTTCCAGGGGGGCACCAGACATTTGAACTTGCCATGAAGTTCTGCTATGGGATGAATTTTGAGATTACAACATTCAATGTTGCCCGGCTTCTTTGTGCAGCAGAGTACCTAGAAATGACAGAAGAATACCGGGAGCAAAACCTCATCTCTAGAGCAGAGATTTATCTGAATGAGATTGTCTTTCAGAGTCTTCAGAAATCAGTGGAAGTGCTATCCACCTGTGAGATGTTACCTCCAGATATAGTGGATGAAATTGAAATATCAAATGGATGCGTGGAAGCCATTGCAATGAATGCTTGCAAGGAGCAACTAGTTTCTGGTTTATCTAAATTAGACTGCGATGGTGAATCTAGAGAGCTAAAGGAGGATTGTGTTGCATGGTGGGTTGAAGATCTCTCGGTTTTGAGTATAGATTACTTCCAAAGAGTTATTTGTGCCATGGGAAGAATGGGGGTAAGATCAGACAGCATTATTGCATCACTAATGCATTATGCTCAATCATCTTTGAAGGGTATTGGAAAGTGTCAATTTTGGAATCCATCAAGGACAAACTCAAGTCCAACAAGTGTGGAAAAGGACCAGAAGATAATTGTGGAAACTCTTGTAAGTCTCATGCCAACAGACAAAAGCTCTTCCATTCCTTTGACATTTTTGTTTGGCATGTTAAAGATGGCTATCATGTTGGGTGCCATCATTCCCTGTAGGCTTGAGCTTGAAAGGAGGATCGCGTTACGGTTGGAAATGGTCTCACTAGATGATCTGCTTATACCATCTCTACAGAGTGGGGACTCCTTGTTTGATGTTGATACAGTTCACAGGCTACTGGTGAATTTCTTGCAACGGGTTGAAGAGGAAGAAACCGAAGATTATGGGTATGAATCTGATGGATTTTGTTCTTCTGGCCATGGTTCTCTGCTAAAAGTGGGGCAGCTTATTGATGCTTATTTAGCAGAAATTGCTCCTGATCCCTACTTAAGTCTACAGAAATTCATTGCTTTGATTGAGATACTTCCTGATTATGCTCGTGTTATCGATGATGGCTTTTATAGAGCTGTGGACATTTACTTGAAG GCACATCCAGCACTAACAGAACAAGAATGCAAGAAGCTTTGCAAGTTGATAGACTGCCAGAAGCTGTCTCAAGAAGCAAGCAACCATGCAGCCCAAAATGACAGGCTTCCACTGCAGATGGTGGTGCAAGTCCTGTACTTCGAGCAGCTGCGTTTGAAGAATGCAATGTCTGGCAGTTTGGGAGATGGGCTGCTGTCGCAGAGAATAAGCAGTGGTGTTCCAAGTGCAGCCATGTCCCCTAGGGACAACTACGCTTCTCTGCGGAGAGAGAACCGGGAACTGAAGCTGGAGATTTCAAGAATGAGGGTGAGGCTGAGTGAGTTGGAGAAGGAGCAGATGTTCATGAAACAAGGGATGATTGACAAGGCAGGAAATGGGAGAACATTCTTAACCTCACTTTCTAAGGGGATAGGGAGAATTGCAATTTTTAGCGGTCAAGGCGGGGGAAAGCACCAGAAATCAGGTAGGAAGTCTCGCGGTTTGGAGGGGAAAACTGGTAGGAGTAGGAGACATTCTGTCTCATAG
- the LOC100801644 gene encoding BTB/POZ domain-containing protein At3g08570 isoform X3, translated as MVAEAKGSNVSNLELLNFPGGHQTFELAMKFCYGMNFEITTFNVARLLCAAEYLEMTEEYREQNLISRAEIYLNEIVFQSLQKSVEVLSTCEMLPPDIVDEIEISNGCVEAIAMNACKEQLVSGLSKLDCDGESRELKEDCVAWWVEDLSVLSIDYFQRVICAMGRMGVRSDSIIASLMHYAQSSLKGIGKCQFWNPSRTNSSPTSVEKDQKIIVETLVSLMPTDKSSSIPLTFLFGMLKMAIMLGAIIPCRLELERRIALRLEMVSLDDLLIPSLQSGDSLFDVDTVHRLLVNFLQRVEEEETEDYGYESDGFCSSGHGSLLKVGQLIDAYLAEIAPDPYLSLQKFIALIEILPDYARVIDDGFYRAVDIYLKAHPALTEQECKKLCKLIDCQKLSQEASNHAAQNDRLPLQMVVQVLYFEQLRLKNAMSGSLGDGLLSQRISSGVPSAAMSPRDNYASLRRENRELKLEISRMRVRLSELEKEQMFMKQGMIDKAGNGRTFLTSLSKGIGRIAIFSGQGGGKHQKSGRKSRGLEGKTGRSRRHSVS; from the exons ATGGTTGCTGAAGCCAAGGGTTCCAATGTTTCAAACTTGGAGCTCCTCAACTTTCCAGGGGGGCACCAGACATTTGAACTTGCCATGAAGTTCTGCTATGGGATGAATTTTGAGATTACAACATTCAATGTTGCCCGGCTTCTTTGTGCAGCAGAGTACCTAGAAATGACAGAAGAATACCGGGAGCAAAACCTCATCTCTAGAGCAGAGATTTATCTGAATGAGATTGTCTTTCAGAGTCTTCAGAAATCAGTGGAAGTGCTATCCACCTGTGAGATGTTACCTCCAGATATAGTGGATGAAATTGAAATATCAAATGGATGCGTGGAAGCCATTGCAATGAATGCTTGCAAGGAGCAACTAGTTTCTGGTTTATCTAAATTAGACTGCGATGGTGAATCTAGAGAGCTAAAGGAGGATTGTGTTGCATGGTGGGTTGAAGATCTCTCGGTTTTGAGTATAGATTACTTCCAAAGAGTTATTTGTGCCATGGGAAGAATGGGGGTAAGATCAGACAGCATTATTGCATCACTAATGCATTATGCTCAATCATCTTTGAAGGGTATTGGAAAGTGTCAATTTTGGAATCCATCAAGGACAAACTCAAGTCCAACAAGTGTGGAAAAGGACCAGAAGATAATTGTGGAAACTCTTGTAAGTCTCATGCCAACAGACAAAAGCTCTTCCATTCCTTTGACATTTTTGTTTGGCATGTTAAAGATGGCTATCATGTTGGGTGCCATCATTCCCTGTAGGCTTGAGCTTGAAAGGAGGATCGCGTTACGGTTGGAAATGGTCTCACTAGATGATCTGCTTATACCATCTCTACAGAGTGGGGACTCCTTGTTTGATGTTGATACAGTTCACAGGCTACTGGTGAATTTCTTGCAACGGGTTGAAGAGGAAGAAACCGAAGATTATGGGTATGAATCTGATGGATTTTGTTCTTCTGGCCATGGTTCTCTGCTAAAAGTGGGGCAGCTTATTGATGCTTATTTAGCAGAAATTGCTCCTGATCCCTACTTAAGTCTACAGAAATTCATTGCTTTGATTGAGATACTTCCTGATTATGCTCGTGTTATCGATGATGGCTTTTATAGAGCTGTGGACATTTACTTGAAG GCACATCCAGCACTAACAGAACAAGAATGCAAGAAGCTTTGCAAGTTGATAGACTGCCAGAAGCTGTCTCAAGAAGCAAGCAACCATGCAGCCCAAAATGACAGGCTTCCACTGCAGATGGTGGTGCAAGTCCTGTACTTCGAGCAGCTGCGTTTGAAGAATGCAATGTCTGGCAGTTTGGGAGATGGGCTGCTGTCGCAGAGAATAAGCAGTGGTGTTCCAAGTGCAGCCATGTCCCCTAGGGACAACTACGCTTCTCTGCGGAGAGAGAACCGGGAACTGAAGCTGGAGATTTCAAGAATGAGGGTGAGGCTGAGTGAGTTGGAGAAGGAGCAGATGTTCATGAAACAAGGGATGATTGACAAGGCAGGAAATGGGAGAACATTCTTAACCTCACTTTCTAAGGGGATAGGGAGAATTGCAATTTTTAGCGGTCAAGGCGGGGGAAAGCACCAGAAATCAGGTAGGAAGTCTCGCGGTTTGGAGGGGAAAACTGGTAGGAGTAGGAGACATTCTGTCTCATAG
- the LOC100802172 gene encoding mucin-5AC — MMSGRNAREYLLGSLNHHRRGHSFNGVANNNNYRDDNLDLFSNNRRSLSLAASSDDSSDVSVKLGRLSIGTAKPVKSGIDDLLSSTEGGKHDYDWLLTPPGTPVFPSEGESQTTLAPPRRSLTRSTSTSKTSRLAVSQSENNNPASRPARSSSVTRSSISTSHSQYSSYSSNRHSSSILNTSSASVSSYIRPSSPITRSSSSARPSTPSSRPTASRSSTPSKPRPVSTSSTAERNRPSSQGSRPSTPSSRPHIPANLHSPSASSTRSLSRPSTPTRRSSMPSLSPSPSPTIGSLTSAGRVSSNGRNSAPASRPSSPSPRVRPPPQPIVPPDFPLETPPNLRTTLPDRPVSAGRSRPGGVTMKTNSSETQASPVTMPRRHSSPIVSRGRVTEPAAKTRGYSNGHHVDAPEPRKVSHAPEVAARKSVRSSSTAPDNTGFGRTISKKSLDMAIKHMDIRNSSGNIRSLTSTTLFPQSIRTSTTKSHRVSSAPASVDMNGSMISSKNGANFDVGNGIDRNMMMKGRDADERHYSAKLSEVDIYESSRYDALLFKEDLKNTNWLHGADDKCDQGPIFDNGFEHLPEPFGLL; from the exons ATGATGAGTGGTAGGAATGCGAGGGAGTATCTATTGGGATCCCTCAACCATCACCGTAGAGGGCATAGCTTTAATGGGGtggccaacaacaacaactaccGCGATGACAACCTTGATCTTTTCTCCAACAACCGTCGCTCCCTCTCTCTTGCTGCTTCTTCTGATGACTCTTCAGATG TTTCGGTGAAACTGGGGAGGCTCTCAATTGGAACAGCAAAACCGGTTAAAAGTGGAATTGATGATCTGTTATCATCTACAGAAGGAGGGAAGCATGATTATGACTG GCTTCTCACTCCCCCGGGGACCCCTGTTTTTCCATCAGAAGGAGAATCCCAAACAACCTTAGCTCCTCCAAGGAGAAGTTTGACTAGATCAACATCTACCTCTAAGACCTCAAGG CTTGCAGTCTCACAATCAGAGAACAACAATCCCGCCTCTAGACCAGCAAGAAGCAGTTCAGTAACTCGCTCTTCCATCTCAACTTCACACTCACAGTACAGCTCCTATTCTTCAAACAGGCACTCATCTTCAATCCTCAACACAAGTTCAGCCTCAGTTTCATCTTACATTAGACCATCTTCCCCCATAACTCGCTCTTCATCTTCAGCAAGGCCTTCCACTCCCTCCTCTCGCCCCACAGCATCACGGTCCTCAACACCCTCCAAACCGCGTCCAGTTTCCACCAGCTCCACTGCTGAAAGGAATAGACCATCATCACAAGGCTCAAGACCATCGACTCCTAGTTCTAGGCCTCACATTCCTGCAAACTTGCATTCTCCATCTGCTTCATCAACTCGATCACTGTCTCGGCCTTCTACTCCCACACGTAGGAGCTCAATGCCATCTTTATCTCCGTCACCTTCCCCTACAATAGGTTCTTTAACTTCAGCAGGTCGTGTTTCATCAAATGGACGCAATTCAGCACCTGCATCAAGGCCAAGCTCACCAAGCCCGCGAGTTAGGCCTCCACCTCAGCCAATTGTTCCACCTGATTTCCCCCTAGAAACACCACCAAACCTTAGAACAACATTGCCTGATAGGCCAGTTTCTGCAGGCCGGTCGCGTCCTGGCGGTGTCACTATGAAGACAAATAGTTCTGAAACTCAAGCCTCCCCAGTTACTATGCCAAGGAGACATTCATCTCCTATTGTTAGTAGGGGGAGAGTGACAGAACCTGCAGCAAAAACCCGTGGCTATTCCAATGGCCATCATGTTGATGCTCCTGAGCCTAGAAAAGTCTCACATGCTCCTGAGGTTGCTGCAAGGAAATCTGTTAGGTCCTCATCTACTGCCCCTGACAACACTGGATTTGGGAGGACTATCTCAAAGAAATCCTTGGATATGGCTATTAAGCACATG GATATAAGGAACAGCTCAGGAAATATTCGTTCACTAACAAGCACCACACTCTTTCCTCAGAGTATTAGAACTTCCACTACCAAGTCTCATCGAGTTTCAAGTGCTCCAGCATCTGTTGACATGAATGGAAGCATGATAAGCAGTAAAAATGGAGCCAATTTTGATGTGGGAAATGGTATTGATAGGAATATGATGATGAAAGGAAGAGATGCAGATGAAAGACATTATTCTGCAAAACTGAGTGAAGTGGACATCTATGAGAGTTCTCGTTACGATGCACTGTTGTTTAAAGAAGATTTGAAGAACACAAACTGGCTGCATGGTGCTGATGATAAGTGTGATCAAGGCCCCATATTTGATAATGGATTTGAGCACCTTCCTGAACCTTTTGGCCTCTTATAA